In the genome of Bacillus sp. S3, one region contains:
- the qoxA gene encoding cytochrome aa3 quinol oxidase subunit II: MKLKSALLMLVLTIATVLTGCEPLMVLDPKGPQAERQAHDILLSIGIMSFIVVVVFAILIYVLIKYRASKASPDYEPPHIEGNKWVELICVGIPIVIVTYFSIVSVQSNYIVEAKPLGYQDKEPLVIYASSSDWKWHFSYPEENIETVNYLYIPTDRPIEFKLYSYGPITSFWIPQLGGQKYAMSDMITTLHLAADEPGEMMGRNANFSGKGFAENMFNVTAMSEEDFDKWVKDVKKTANPLTENKFNELLKPGHLGQMTFTGTHLGFNPPPNEHHMGSDKQEEDHAGHSPMEMDMSDH; this comes from the coding sequence ATGAAATTAAAATCGGCTTTATTAATGCTTGTTTTAACCATTGCCACAGTGCTTACAGGATGTGAGCCATTAATGGTTCTTGACCCTAAAGGGCCTCAAGCGGAAAGGCAAGCCCATGATATCTTGTTATCGATTGGAATCATGTCATTTATTGTGGTTGTTGTTTTCGCTATTTTGATTTATGTGTTAATTAAGTATCGCGCTTCTAAGGCAAGCCCGGACTATGAACCGCCTCACATCGAGGGGAATAAATGGGTCGAATTGATCTGTGTCGGAATTCCAATCGTTATTGTTACGTACTTTTCGATTGTATCTGTACAAAGTAACTATATTGTTGAAGCTAAACCACTTGGATATCAGGATAAGGAACCTTTAGTTATATATGCTTCATCATCTGACTGGAAATGGCATTTTAGTTACCCGGAGGAAAATATTGAAACGGTTAACTATTTATATATTCCAACAGACCGTCCGATTGAATTTAAGCTATATTCATATGGACCGATTACAAGTTTCTGGATTCCGCAGCTTGGCGGACAAAAATATGCAATGTCTGATATGATCACGACATTGCACTTAGCTGCAGATGAACCCGGTGAAATGATGGGCCGAAACGCAAACTTCAGCGGTAAAGGATTCGCTGAAAATATGTTCAATGTTACGGCAATGTCCGAAGAGGATTTTGATAAATGGGTAAAAGACGTGAAGAAGACCGCAAACCCTCTAACGGAGAACAAGTTTAACGAGTTATTAAAACCGGGGCATCTCGGACAAATGACATTTACTGGTACGCATTTAGGCTTTAATCCTCCTCCTAATGAACATCACATGGGTTCGGACAAACAAGAGGAAGATCATGCTGGACATTCACCAATGGAAATGGATATGTCTGATCACTAA
- a CDS encoding S1 domain-containing RNA-binding protein → MSVEVGSKVQGKVTGITNFGAFVELPGGSTGLVHISEVADSYVKDVNDHLKIGDVVEVKVISEKDGKTALSIKKAIDKPEGQTSSYSRPPRQGRTDNRSKDFRSKGNFKPKESFEDKMSKFLKSSEENLSSLKRNTESKRGGRGGRRA, encoded by the coding sequence ATGTCAGTCGAAGTAGGCAGTAAAGTACAAGGTAAAGTAACAGGTATCACTAATTTTGGAGCATTCGTAGAATTACCAGGCGGCTCAACAGGTCTCGTGCATATTAGTGAGGTTGCGGACAGCTATGTAAAGGATGTGAATGATCATCTCAAAATAGGTGACGTAGTCGAAGTAAAAGTAATTAGTGAGAAGGACGGAAAAACTGCCTTATCCATTAAAAAAGCAATTGATAAACCTGAGGGACAAACCTCTTCCTATTCACGTCCACCACGTCAAGGAAGAACAGACAACCGTTCGAAAGACTTTCGTTCAAAAGGCAATTTCAAACCGAAGGAAAGTTTTGAAGATAAAATGTCTAAATTTTTGAAGTCAAGTGAAGAGAATTTATCTAGCCTTAAACGTAACACGGAATCAAAACGGGGCGGCCGAGGCGGAAGACGCGCATAA
- a CDS encoding HAD family hydrolase: MKCLSIDLDGTLLNSDHEISEENLKALNDLQEQGHCLILNTGRAYADVINLKAIQNMEIPIFCVNGSVLYSHTRELMFEATLSPETYLELFSILREFGVGILVYTNHGGFPSTLPPLHGKTRQELDTLFNEFNYAEILEIDNLKIYKLIALVHHDQLEKITAVKAQIAGKFSISVASSFPNNVEITSNEAHKGKALLRYQAMTGHIFDEIIAFGDGGNDLAQFEVATTSVAMGNAPTHVQQKADIITKSNDEDGFAYAVRQLLPLLKNEEKVPAN; the protein is encoded by the coding sequence ATGAAATGTTTATCAATCGATTTAGACGGAACATTATTAAACTCTGACCATGAAATCTCGGAAGAAAATCTAAAAGCTTTAAACGATCTGCAGGAACAAGGACATTGTCTTATTTTGAACACTGGCCGCGCCTATGCAGATGTGATTAATTTAAAAGCCATCCAAAATATGGAGATTCCAATTTTTTGTGTTAATGGTTCTGTTCTATACTCCCATACAAGAGAGCTGATGTTTGAAGCGACATTATCGCCTGAAACATATCTTGAATTATTCTCCATTTTAAGGGAATTTGGTGTAGGAATCCTCGTCTACACCAATCATGGCGGCTTTCCGTCAACATTGCCGCCATTACATGGTAAAACAAGGCAGGAGCTTGATACACTTTTTAATGAATTTAATTATGCTGAAATTCTTGAAATAGACAATCTAAAAATCTATAAACTTATTGCACTAGTCCATCATGATCAACTCGAAAAAATCACAGCGGTAAAAGCACAAATAGCCGGCAAATTTTCAATTTCAGTAGCGTCCTCCTTCCCTAATAATGTCGAAATCACCTCTAACGAAGCCCATAAAGGAAAGGCTTTATTACGCTATCAAGCAATGACGGGCCATATATTTGATGAAATTATTGCTTTTGGAGATGGCGGGAATGACCTTGCCCAATTTGAAGTGGCGACGACTTCCGTTGCGATGGGAAATGCCCCAACTCATGTTCAGCAAAAAGCAGATATCATCACGAAGAGTAATGATGAAGATGGCTTTGCCTATGCTGTTCGACAGCTTCTCCCATTACTAAAAAACGAAGAAAAAGTCCCAGCAAATTAA
- a CDS encoding LrgB family protein, whose amino-acid sequence MILFTFATYLIYRFSKMVNGKWSIPLFHPLLLAPILLIVLISVTNVSANQYIKDVKWLTHLLGPATVAFAVPIFPL is encoded by the coding sequence ATGATCCTGTTTACTTTTGCAACGTATCTGATTTACCGTTTTTCCAAAATGGTGAATGGAAAATGGAGTATTCCACTTTTTCATCCCTTACTCTTAGCACCTATCCTATTAATTGTACTAATTTCAGTAACAAATGTTTCTGCAAACCAATATATTAAAGATGTCAAATGGCTGACACATTTACTCGGCCCAGCTACAGTTGCTTTTGCCGTACCAATATTCCCTCTCTAA
- a CDS encoding CidA/LrgA family protein, protein MEWVEKGANWLLAELLLFFIPSAVGIVNYHDILSLQGAEIVGLIAISTIIVMGLTALVAEKMTGRKRSEQH, encoded by the coding sequence TTGGAATGGGTAGAGAAGGGTGCAAATTGGCTATTGGCAGAATTGCTGCTTTTCTTTATACCTTCCGCGGTCGGGATTGTGAACTATCATGATATTTTGAGCCTGCAGGGAGCGGAGATTGTTGGATTAATTGCAATAAGTACAATCATAGTTATGGGATTGACAGCCTTAGTTGCGGAAAAAATGACGGGCAGGAAAAGGAGTGAGCAGCATTGA
- a CDS encoding LysR family transcriptional regulator yields the protein MELRQLQFFIEVAKHKSITKAAENMHISQPALSKSIMALEEELGMTLIIRSNKTSDLTDAWKVVMEYAQKMNVLIEEMRTSLNDLTNLARGQINIGLPPFIGSLFFPRVMAKFHRAYPNIELNITEYGGSSFNSSFL from the coding sequence TTGGAATTAAGACAACTACAATTTTTCATTGAGGTGGCCAAACATAAAAGTATAACAAAAGCGGCTGAAAATATGCATATTTCACAGCCAGCATTAAGTAAGTCCATCATGGCATTGGAAGAAGAGCTTGGCATGACCCTGATCATTCGCTCCAATAAGACAAGTGATTTGACCGATGCATGGAAGGTTGTAATGGAATATGCGCAGAAAATGAACGTCCTGATTGAAGAAATGAGAACGTCTTTAAATGATTTGACGAACTTAGCAAGGGGTCAAATTAATATCGGGCTTCCACCTTTTATCGGCAGTTTATTTTTTCCGAGGGTTATGGCTAAGTTTCATCGTGCCTATCCTAATATTGAATTGAATATTACAGAGTACGGCGGTTCTTCTTTTAATAGCTCTTTTCTTTAA
- the brnQ gene encoding branched-chain amino acid transport system II carrier protein, with the protein MQNKLPFSRYFIIGVMLFALFFGAGNLIFPAGLGQQAGTNIWMAVGGFLITGIGLPFLGILAMGVSGSKNLQELASRIHPLYGIIFTALLYLTIGPFFAAPRTGAVAYDIGIAPLVGEGLGQVGLIIFTAVFFIVTLWFSLNPAKIVDNVGKILSPGIIVLIFVLLVMAVVKPIGPISAPQEAYANGAFMKGIMEGYNTMDALASLVFGIIVINAIRSMGITTTRGILSASAKSGIVAIVFLGIIYAGIAYLGATSTESFGLFETGGPVLGKAASYYFGTLGTVMLAIVIILACLTTSIGLITACGEYFHMLFPKFSYKMWVVFFSLVSFTVANFGLSNIIQFSIPVLMFLYPLAVALMLLTFLSKLFHHSRLVYLSATTVTFMISVIDGIKTFCQQLEIGYFGWLKAIISFYERILPLYNDGLGWLIPVLIAILISTLIVRVQNYWAFRLKSKTEGAV; encoded by the coding sequence ATGCAAAATAAATTGCCGTTTTCAAGGTATTTCATTATAGGAGTTATGTTGTTTGCCTTATTTTTCGGTGCAGGGAATTTAATTTTTCCGGCTGGACTTGGGCAGCAAGCAGGAACGAATATTTGGATGGCTGTCGGAGGATTTTTGATCACAGGAATCGGGCTTCCATTCCTTGGCATTTTAGCGATGGGGGTTTCCGGCAGTAAGAATTTGCAAGAACTTGCTAGCAGGATTCATCCACTTTACGGAATCATCTTTACAGCATTACTCTATTTAACAATTGGGCCATTCTTTGCTGCGCCAAGGACGGGAGCAGTAGCCTACGATATCGGGATTGCTCCCTTAGTCGGTGAAGGATTGGGCCAAGTCGGATTAATTATTTTTACAGCTGTTTTCTTTATTGTCACACTATGGTTTTCATTAAACCCTGCTAAAATCGTGGACAACGTTGGAAAAATCCTTTCTCCAGGCATAATCGTTCTTATTTTTGTTTTATTGGTTATGGCAGTGGTGAAACCAATCGGTCCGATAAGTGCACCACAGGAAGCTTATGCTAATGGGGCTTTCATGAAGGGGATCATGGAAGGGTATAACACAATGGATGCCCTTGCCTCACTCGTTTTTGGAATTATTGTGATCAATGCCATTCGTTCGATGGGAATCACGACTACTCGTGGAATTCTTTCAGCATCTGCTAAGTCCGGAATTGTCGCGATCGTATTCCTTGGAATCATTTACGCTGGTATTGCTTATCTAGGAGCGACAAGTACAGAATCCTTTGGGCTGTTTGAGACTGGTGGGCCAGTTCTTGGGAAGGCAGCATCTTATTATTTTGGTACTTTAGGAACAGTCATGTTAGCAATTGTTATCATCCTAGCCTGTTTGACGACAAGTATTGGATTGATCACGGCTTGCGGGGAATACTTTCATATGTTATTTCCTAAATTCAGTTACAAAATGTGGGTGGTATTCTTTTCACTCGTGTCATTCACTGTCGCGAACTTTGGATTATCGAACATCATTCAATTCTCAATACCTGTTTTAATGTTTTTATATCCATTAGCAGTAGCATTAATGCTTTTGACATTTTTATCAAAATTATTTCATCATTCACGTCTCGTATATCTTTCAGCTACTACGGTTACATTTATGATTAGTGTGATTGATGGCATAAAAACATTTTGCCAGCAGCTTGAAATCGGTTATTTTGGCTGGTTAAAAGCGATAATTTCCTTTTATGAAAGGATTTTGCCTTTATACAATGATGGGCTGGGGTGGCTGATTCCAGTTTTGATTGCCATATTGATTTCGACATTAATCGTCCGTGTACAGAACTACTGGGCTTTTCGACTAAAGAGTAAAACGGAGGGTGCGGTTTAA
- a CDS encoding BsuPI-related putative proteinase inhibitor, which produces MVTKKILIVISSTVVIGLLASCGIETKSNGGVEGIKTETTEGNEIAANFLPTIDISAEKNETLVHYKVKNISGQTKKLTFPTGLEADYIVYDQAGKKVKQFSDEVASTQAIREITLENNQEMTNDFAITDLPNGQYKIEVFLTAKEEEAKSVTNLIIKNSFAKGSGTYVGQMDPHTIEIDMEGKKVAYQLSDEARNQLSSLQEGGTVSFHYIENEAGQKVIQMFVEE; this is translated from the coding sequence ATGGTAACTAAAAAAATACTAATTGTTATTAGTTCAACAGTTGTCATTGGACTTTTAGCTAGTTGCGGAATAGAGACAAAATCAAATGGGGGAGTGGAAGGGATAAAAACAGAAACTACTGAAGGAAATGAGATTGCTGCGAATTTCTTGCCTACTATCGATATTAGTGCTGAGAAAAATGAGACGCTTGTCCATTACAAAGTGAAAAATATTTCGGGACAAACAAAAAAACTTACGTTTCCAACTGGATTGGAAGCTGATTACATTGTTTACGATCAAGCAGGAAAGAAAGTAAAGCAATTTTCCGATGAAGTTGCATCCACACAAGCAATAAGAGAAATTACTTTAGAAAATAATCAAGAAATGACGAACGATTTTGCGATTACGGACCTGCCGAATGGCCAGTACAAAATTGAAGTTTTCTTAACTGCAAAAGAGGAAGAAGCAAAATCAGTTACAAACTTAATAATAAAAAATTCATTTGCAAAAGGCTCAGGCACGTACGTTGGTCAAATGGATCCACACACAATCGAAATTGACATGGAAGGGAAAAAAGTAGCCTATCAGCTGTCAGATGAAGCCCGAAACCAATTATCTTCCCTTCAAGAAGGCGGGACCGTTTCGTTCCACTATATAGAAAATGAAGCAGGACAAAAAGTCATTCAAATGTTTGTAGAAGAGTGA
- a CDS encoding HAD family hydrolase has translation MIKAIFFDLDDTLLWDQKSVKEAFAATCKVAEDRCGIDTDQLEEAVREAARKLYASYEFYSFTQMIGINPFEGLWGNFLDENNDHFKKMQETVPTYRKDAWTKGLLTLGIDDPALGLELAERFPQERRKAPFVYEESFKTLDALNDHYQLLLLTNGSPDLQNTKLEITPELVPYFDHIVISGDFGKGKPDPSIFEHALSLLSLKKEEVIMVGDNLMTDILGANRAGIKTVWINRHNKVRNEVIPSFEIQHLEELFPILENL, from the coding sequence ATGATTAAAGCGATTTTTTTTGATTTAGACGATACACTACTTTGGGACCAAAAAAGTGTAAAGGAAGCATTTGCGGCCACATGTAAAGTAGCAGAAGACCGGTGTGGAATTGATACAGATCAGCTAGAGGAAGCTGTGCGGGAGGCTGCGAGAAAGTTGTATGCTTCATATGAATTTTATTCTTTTACGCAAATGATAGGGATTAATCCATTCGAAGGATTATGGGGTAACTTTTTAGATGAAAATAATGATCATTTTAAAAAAATGCAGGAAACTGTTCCTACTTATCGGAAAGATGCTTGGACAAAAGGGCTTTTGACGTTGGGGATTGACGACCCTGCCCTGGGCCTTGAGTTAGCTGAGCGATTTCCACAGGAACGGCGAAAGGCACCGTTTGTTTACGAGGAATCCTTTAAAACTCTTGATGCCTTAAATGATCATTATCAGTTGCTTTTATTGACAAATGGGTCACCGGATTTACAAAATACAAAATTAGAGATTACACCCGAACTTGTCCCGTATTTTGATCATATTGTCATTTCTGGAGATTTCGGTAAGGGAAAGCCCGATCCTTCTATTTTTGAACATGCTTTGTCACTCCTTTCACTAAAGAAGGAGGAAGTGATAATGGTTGGAGATAATTTGATGACAGATATCCTTGGGGCGAACCGTGCGGGAATCAAAACCGTTTGGATTAATCGTCACAACAAAGTGAGAAATGAGGTAATCCCTTCATTCGAAATTCAGCATTTAGAAGAGCTTTTTCCAATCTTGGAGAATCTGTAG
- a CDS encoding glucose-1-phosphate adenylyltransferase, protein MVNRKWIALLLAGGKGTRLNLLTKTLVKPAVPFGGKYRIIDFTLSNCKNSGIDTVGILTQYKPYELHAHLGQCSYWNLYNRNGGLTILPPYQHCDSGVEWYEGTSHAVFQNIEFIEQCNPDYVAILSADQIYKMDYSIMLEQHIETKADCTIAVVEVPLEEASRFGIIQMDKRTNKIIDFEEKPKRPTSNLASMGIYIFSWPILREYLWQEEQKEYTNRDFGKDIIPSMLCDGLRLYAYCFDNYWRDVGTVHSYWEANMDLLNGENNIFLQNPKWPIHTVETTEPPLFLAESAKIHQSLISEGCEIYGSIEKSVVFNGVKVGKGARLKNAVILPHTTIEENVWIENAVVGSQSIIKNGVIIVSNNPKMQLMVVGHNEIVDPAIKGNTPQENVISVMS, encoded by the coding sequence ATGGTAAATAGAAAATGGATTGCTTTGTTGTTGGCTGGCGGAAAGGGGACTAGGCTGAACCTCCTTACAAAGACACTAGTAAAACCAGCCGTGCCATTTGGCGGGAAATACCGCATCATTGACTTTACTCTAAGTAATTGCAAAAACTCTGGAATCGATACAGTTGGTATTTTAACTCAATATAAGCCCTATGAGCTGCATGCCCATCTTGGCCAATGCAGTTATTGGAATTTGTATAATCGGAATGGCGGTCTAACCATCCTTCCACCTTATCAGCATTGTGACTCTGGGGTTGAGTGGTATGAGGGTACTTCACATGCTGTATTTCAGAACATTGAATTTATCGAGCAATGTAATCCTGACTACGTTGCCATACTATCTGCAGATCAAATTTATAAAATGGATTATTCAATCATGTTGGAGCAGCATATTGAAACGAAAGCAGATTGTACCATTGCTGTTGTTGAAGTTCCATTGGAAGAAGCCAGCCGCTTTGGAATCATCCAAATGGATAAAAGAACGAATAAAATTATCGATTTTGAGGAAAAGCCAAAACGACCAACATCGAATCTGGCTTCTATGGGTATTTATATTTTTTCGTGGCCGATATTAAGAGAGTATTTGTGGCAAGAGGAACAAAAGGAATATACCAATAGAGACTTCGGCAAAGATATTATTCCGTCTATGCTGTGCGATGGCTTACGGCTATATGCCTACTGTTTTGACAATTACTGGCGGGATGTTGGCACTGTACATAGTTATTGGGAGGCCAATATGGATCTGTTAAATGGAGAGAATAATATATTTTTACAAAACCCCAAGTGGCCAATCCATACAGTTGAAACAACGGAGCCGCCGTTATTTTTAGCCGAAAGTGCAAAGATTCATCAAAGTTTGATTTCTGAAGGCTGCGAAATTTACGGTTCAATCGAAAAATCAGTTGTCTTTAACGGTGTTAAAGTTGGAAAGGGAGCACGGCTCAAAAACGCTGTGATCCTGCCTCATACAACAATTGAAGAAAATGTCTGGATTGAGAATGCTGTTGTCGGCAGCCAATCGATCATCAAGAATGGCGTCATTATTGTCTCAAATAATCCAAAAATGCAATTAATGGTTGTCGGACATAACGAAATCGTCGATCCCGCCATTAAGGGCAATACTCCACAGGAAAATGTGATATCGGTCATGTCATAG
- a CDS encoding DUF438 domain-containing protein — translation MSEFINNRKNLTTTNTDRLTILKQIFQDLHNGRNLDEVKAHFDAFIGKITVDEISQLQHDFVEGISAEELQRLYTKHTAIFKGSIEEESEQYRKPEEQPGHPIHTFKLENQEIEKLLKTQIQIHLWQFDKDDSTENVYTLLEDINLLLDIDKHYSRKENLIFPYLEKYGIYGPTTNMWRIDDFIRDAIKDAKQKLANYHGDKQAVSSVMDYVIQEVGEMIYREENILFPMALKNLTEDEWVKIAHESDEIGFCLTAPAEEWKPDRKGLNEKAISEGYIKMETGILSLKQLELLLNHLPVDITFIDQDDVVRYFSHGKERIFARTKAIIGRTVQNCHPPRSVHVVEELLADFKSGKKNTEDFWIPFKDKYVYIRYFAVRDETGKYIGTLEFTQNIAPIKGIDGEKRILS, via the coding sequence ATGAGTGAATTCATTAATAACCGAAAAAATTTGACCACTACTAATACAGATCGTCTTACCATATTAAAGCAAATCTTTCAGGACCTTCATAACGGGCGCAATCTTGATGAGGTAAAAGCACATTTTGATGCCTTTATTGGAAAAATTACCGTCGATGAAATTTCCCAGCTCCAGCATGATTTTGTTGAAGGTATATCTGCTGAGGAGCTGCAGCGCTTATACACAAAACATACGGCAATATTTAAAGGTTCAATTGAGGAAGAGAGTGAACAATACAGGAAACCAGAGGAACAGCCGGGGCATCCCATTCATACCTTTAAACTTGAAAATCAAGAAATTGAAAAATTATTAAAAACGCAGATTCAGATCCATCTATGGCAATTTGATAAAGATGATAGTACTGAAAATGTATATACGCTATTGGAAGATATCAATCTCTTGTTGGACATTGATAAACATTACAGCCGAAAGGAGAATTTGATTTTTCCTTATTTAGAAAAGTATGGTATTTATGGACCAACCACTAATATGTGGCGAATCGATGACTTTATCCGCGATGCGATTAAAGATGCCAAACAAAAGTTAGCCAATTATCATGGCGACAAGCAAGCAGTATCGAGTGTAATGGATTATGTCATTCAAGAAGTAGGGGAGATGATTTATCGAGAAGAAAACATCCTCTTCCCCATGGCATTGAAAAATCTAACGGAGGATGAGTGGGTAAAAATTGCCCATGAAAGTGATGAAATTGGTTTTTGCTTGACGGCACCTGCAGAAGAATGGAAACCAGACAGAAAAGGACTGAACGAAAAGGCAATCTCCGAAGGATATATTAAAATGGAAACCGGAATCTTATCATTAAAACAGCTTGAGCTGTTGTTAAATCATTTGCCGGTGGATATCACATTCATTGACCAGGATGATGTAGTCCGTTACTTCTCGCATGGGAAAGAAAGAATCTTTGCACGGACGAAAGCCATTATCGGCCGAACCGTTCAAAACTGCCACCCGCCAAGAAGTGTCCATGTGGTCGAGGAACTGCTAGCCGACTTTAAATCAGGCAAAAAAAACACAGAGGACTTCTGGATTCCGTTTAAGGATAAATATGTCTATATTCGTTATTTCGCTGTTCGTGATGAGACAGGAAAATACATTGGCACGCTAGAATTTACCCAAAATATTGCACCGATTAAAGGAATCGATGGTGAAAAACGAATATTATCTTAA
- a CDS encoding long-chain-fatty-acid--CoA ligase codes for MFSPLTPLDWKRRAIKYYPKKTAVIDGEKEFTYQEFGQRVDQLSAALYQAGISEGDHVAVMLPNTHYMLESFYGICQLGAVMVPLNYRLSAEDLEYIIRHSDSKMLIVDEEFCAPIEKIIHRLSLDPIIIVPVPGQKTSLKSVDYEDFLRHAPKISKLPKVEIDENQLLTLNYTSGTTSKPKGVMLTHRGNYLNAANFLYHLNVQHDDVYLHTLPMFHANGWGGVWAITAAGGTHVCLRKVDPPLILELFEEKNISLLCGAPTVVNMLVNDPKAKEVEIKTNPRMATAGAPPAAALIHKAQEILGLNMIHVYGLTETSPFILYCEWKKEFESKSSDEQATIKARQGIELAFNGETRVVHQDGQEVAWNGRELGEIVTRGNVVMAGYYKDPETTAASIRDGWFHTGDLAVTHPDGFIEIQDRAKDLIISGGENISSTEVEGVLYKHPDVLETAVIAIPDEKWGEVPKAIIVLQPGANVTEEEIIQFCRANMAHFKSPKAVEFVEALPKTATGKLQKYRLREMYWQGPKRVN; via the coding sequence ATGTTTTCCCCACTAACCCCACTTGATTGGAAACGGCGAGCGATAAAATATTATCCTAAAAAAACAGCTGTGATTGACGGTGAAAAAGAATTTACATATCAAGAATTTGGACAACGAGTAGATCAGCTTTCGGCAGCATTGTATCAAGCGGGAATATCGGAGGGTGATCACGTAGCGGTGATGCTGCCTAACACCCATTATATGTTGGAAAGCTTTTATGGAATTTGCCAACTTGGTGCTGTCATGGTTCCATTGAATTACCGTTTGTCCGCAGAGGATTTGGAGTACATTATCCGTCACAGTGATTCAAAGATGTTAATTGTCGATGAAGAATTTTGCGCACCGATTGAGAAAATCATTCATCGACTTTCCCTTGATCCAATCATTATCGTGCCAGTTCCGGGACAAAAAACATCTTTAAAAAGTGTGGATTATGAGGATTTCCTTCGCCATGCTCCAAAAATTTCCAAGTTACCGAAAGTGGAAATTGATGAAAATCAGCTTCTTACTCTCAATTATACGAGTGGAACCACTTCAAAACCAAAGGGTGTTATGTTAACACATCGAGGAAATTACCTGAATGCAGCTAATTTCCTTTATCATCTGAATGTACAACATGATGATGTATATCTACACACGTTACCGATGTTTCACGCAAATGGCTGGGGAGGGGTATGGGCAATTACAGCAGCCGGCGGTACCCATGTTTGTTTGCGAAAGGTTGATCCACCGCTTATTCTCGAACTATTTGAAGAAAAAAATATTTCACTGTTATGTGGGGCGCCGACCGTGGTGAACATGCTGGTAAATGATCCAAAGGCGAAGGAAGTCGAAATCAAGACGAATCCTCGGATGGCAACAGCAGGGGCACCGCCTGCAGCTGCGTTGATTCATAAAGCACAAGAAATTCTAGGATTAAATATGATCCACGTATACGGGTTGACGGAAACATCACCGTTCATTCTCTATTGTGAATGGAAAAAAGAATTTGAATCAAAGTCGTCGGATGAACAAGCAACAATTAAGGCAAGACAGGGTATTGAACTCGCGTTTAATGGAGAAACAAGGGTCGTCCATCAGGACGGTCAGGAAGTTGCCTGGAATGGACGAGAGCTGGGAGAGATTGTTACCCGCGGAAATGTGGTCATGGCGGGATATTATAAGGACCCTGAAACGACTGCTGCTTCAATTAGGGATGGATGGTTCCATACTGGCGATTTGGCGGTTACTCATCCAGACGGATTCATAGAAATCCAAGACCGTGCCAAGGATTTGATTATTTCAGGAGGAGAAAATATTTCTTCTACTGAGGTCGAAGGGGTTTTGTATAAACACCCAGATGTCTTGGAGACTGCAGTTATTGCCATTCCGGATGAAAAATGGGGCGAGGTTCCAAAGGCCATCATCGTCTTGCAACCCGGAGCAAACGTCACGGAAGAGGAAATCATCCAATTTTGCCGAGCGAACATGGCCCACTTTAAATCACCAAAAGCGGTCGAATTTGTGGAGGCTCTTCCAAAAACAGCCACAGGTAAACTGCAAAAATATCGTTTGAGAGAAATGTATTGGCAGGGTCCGAAAAGAGTGAATTAA